One segment of Trichlorobacter ammonificans DNA contains the following:
- a CDS encoding TIGR03915 family putative DNA repair protein → MGASYCYDGTLGGLLTLLATLPAGGPLPENISTAPPVQQGLFSDTITVETDPELAEQYWQRLHRRLGPAGLAPVRSAFLANHPQKDMLIWRYLRLGMQEGRRVSGMLAHPQVSPLLKLAQQVNREAHRYLGFVRFQEVTGGFYYAALAPDHRVLLLIAPHFADRFRDQQWVIHDCRHGEGIVFDRHRRQWLLLPMETSAQPELTPQEEQFQQLWQSYFETLAIEERKNLKLQQSKVPLKTRSWLVEFGG, encoded by the coding sequence ATGGGCGCTTCCTACTGCTACGACGGCACCCTGGGCGGCCTGCTCACCCTGCTGGCCACCCTTCCCGCTGGCGGACCGTTGCCGGAAAACATCAGCACCGCGCCGCCGGTGCAGCAGGGACTTTTCAGCGACACCATCACCGTGGAGACCGATCCGGAGCTGGCGGAGCAGTACTGGCAACGCTTGCACCGCCGCCTGGGCCCGGCAGGGCTGGCACCGGTGCGCTCCGCCTTTCTGGCCAATCACCCGCAAAAGGATATGCTGATCTGGCGCTACCTGCGGCTGGGGATGCAGGAAGGTCGCAGAGTAAGCGGCATGCTGGCCCATCCCCAGGTTTCACCGCTGCTTAAACTGGCCCAGCAGGTCAACCGCGAGGCGCACCGTTACCTGGGTTTTGTCCGCTTTCAGGAGGTGACCGGCGGTTTCTACTACGCGGCACTGGCCCCGGACCACCGGGTGCTGCTCTTGATCGCCCCCCATTTTGCCGACCGCTTCCGCGACCAGCAGTGGGTGATCCACGATTGCAGACATGGCGAGGGGATCGTCTTTGACCGCCACCGCCGGCAGTGGCTGCTGTTGCCGATGGAGACCAGCGCCCAACCGGAGCTTACCCCGCAGGAAGAGCAGTTCCAGCAGTTGTGGCAGAGCTATTTTGAAACGTTGGCTATTGAAGAGCGGAAGAACCTGAAGCTACAGCAGAGCAAGGTGCCGCTGAAGACGCGGTCCTGGTTGGTGGAGTTTGGGGGATAA